The following proteins come from a genomic window of Achromobacter sp. AONIH1:
- a CDS encoding YbaN family protein → MMRAIWLVLGCVMVALGVIGAFLPVMPTTIFLILAVGCFSRSSPRLEKWLLDSPTYGPSLRAWREQGAVSRKGKTYATLGMAVGYALFWWGAHPSWPLALGVGLFFIASAAYVLSRPSPRAQAPSGGPDDA, encoded by the coding sequence ATGATGAGAGCGATCTGGCTGGTTCTGGGCTGCGTGATGGTGGCGCTGGGCGTCATCGGCGCATTCCTGCCGGTGATGCCGACCACGATTTTCCTGATCCTGGCGGTGGGCTGCTTTTCCCGCTCTTCTCCCAGGCTGGAAAAATGGCTGCTGGACAGCCCCACCTATGGTCCTTCGCTGCGCGCCTGGCGCGAGCAGGGCGCGGTGTCGCGCAAGGGCAAGACCTACGCCACGCTGGGCATGGCGGTCGGCTACGCGCTGTTCTGGTGGGGGGCGCATCCGTCCTGGCCGCTGGCCCTGGGCGTGGGCCTGTTCTTCATCGCCAGCGCGGCCTACGTGCTGTCGCGCCCCAGTCCGCGCGCGCAGGCGCCGTCCGGCGGACCGGACGACGCCTGA
- a CDS encoding NUDIX hydrolase, which yields MDNTWLTQAKRLQAIASTGLHFCRDEYDRERYQEIADIAHRMLAELGGVPPARILELVSDFAQGYATPKVDVRGALIEHDRILLVREKSDGCWTLPGGYADVGLSPAENVIKEIREEAGIAVSATRLYSVRHKAKREYEPDVRDFYKLFFLCARDGDERTPTPGLETMDADFFAPDRLPPLSRGRVVESDIQAAFAFRADEARAAAFD from the coding sequence ATGGACAACACATGGCTGACCCAGGCCAAGCGCTTGCAGGCAATCGCCTCCACGGGCCTGCACTTCTGCCGCGACGAATACGACCGTGAACGCTACCAGGAGATCGCCGACATCGCCCATCGCATGCTCGCCGAGCTGGGCGGCGTGCCGCCGGCCCGCATCCTGGAACTGGTCTCCGATTTCGCCCAGGGCTACGCCACGCCGAAGGTGGATGTACGCGGCGCGCTCATCGAGCATGACCGGATCCTGCTGGTGCGCGAGAAAAGCGACGGCTGCTGGACGCTGCCGGGCGGCTATGCCGACGTCGGCCTGTCGCCAGCCGAGAACGTGATCAAGGAAATCCGCGAAGAAGCGGGCATCGCCGTGTCCGCCACGCGCCTGTACAGCGTGCGCCACAAGGCCAAGCGCGAATACGAGCCCGACGTGCGGGATTTCTACAAGCTGTTCTTCCTGTGCGCGCGCGACGGCGATGAGCGCACGCCGACGCCGGGCCTGGAAACGATGGATGCCGACTTCTTCGCGCCCGATCGGCTGCCGCCGCTGTCGCGGGGCCGGGTGGTGGAAAGCGATATCCAGGCGGCATTCGCGTTCCGGGCCGACGAAGCAAGAGCGGCGGCGTTCGACTAA
- a CDS encoding GrlR family regulatory protein codes for MIDGLWLLQWSIEGTERSGVIVVNEGRALGGNAGFICTGMLSATGENVIGQLHIRQVNQALPPILPGLTDYRLRIVGMLHGDRIDIAGDIPDRPELTVRIRATRHAV; via the coding sequence ATGATCGATGGACTCTGGCTGCTTCAATGGAGCATAGAAGGCACGGAACGCAGTGGCGTCATCGTGGTGAACGAGGGCCGGGCGTTGGGCGGCAACGCCGGCTTCATCTGCACGGGCATGCTGAGCGCGACCGGCGAGAATGTCATCGGCCAGCTGCACATCCGACAGGTCAACCAGGCGCTGCCGCCGATCCTGCCCGGGCTGACCGATTACCGGCTGAGGATCGTCGGCATGCTGCACGGCGACCGCATCGACATCGCGGGCGACATTCCGGATCGTCCGGAATTGACCGTGCGGATCCGCGCGACCCGGCATGCCGTGTAG
- a CDS encoding GGDEF domain-containing protein: MADAPEQGFFHYLVDQARAALGADIAWVLLTRDGESELIVAERSDAPLRQAAQAMHVALAAGGDAFRVDEGGGTLPDAPWFVREGARACTARALRDPDGALRGHVALVFRRAVPAAAAYGDALGILASYARRSVLGYRELRRRADDWRGLVTQYEALFHSAPVLINAFDSDGRCTLWNEECERRFGWSIAEINRQDDPLALFYPDPSDRARVRESVDSAPCRTFREWHPLTRAGERLTVMWSNVSLPDGRIINIGLDATESRRAQAAIARMATVDSLTSCWNRAEILRRMSLKLNAARLDPGAAFTALMLDLDFFKQVNDRYGHLAGDAALRHFCDQLRACVRGGDAIGRLGGEEFLVLLDGDDPGTALAVCDRLREALRNHALEFGDDPLILSASGGIARFVPGDTGTSDVIRRADLALYRAKREGRDRAVVYDG, translated from the coding sequence TTGGCCGACGCCCCCGAGCAGGGCTTCTTCCATTATCTGGTCGATCAGGCCCGCGCCGCGCTTGGGGCGGATATCGCGTGGGTGCTGCTGACGCGCGATGGCGAGTCCGAGCTGATCGTCGCGGAGCGCTCCGACGCGCCCTTGCGCCAGGCTGCCCAGGCGATGCACGTGGCCTTGGCGGCGGGCGGGGATGCCTTCCGGGTAGATGAAGGCGGTGGCACGCTGCCGGACGCGCCCTGGTTCGTCCGCGAAGGCGCGCGGGCCTGCACAGCCAGGGCCTTGCGCGATCCGGACGGCGCGTTGCGCGGGCATGTGGCATTGGTTTTCCGGCGGGCGGTGCCCGCTGCCGCCGCGTATGGCGATGCCCTGGGCATCCTGGCGTCCTATGCGCGGCGCAGCGTGCTCGGCTATCGCGAACTGCGCCGTCGCGCCGACGATTGGCGCGGGCTGGTGACGCAGTATGAGGCGCTGTTCCACAGCGCGCCGGTGCTGATCAACGCCTTCGACTCGGACGGCCGCTGCACCTTGTGGAACGAGGAGTGCGAACGCCGCTTCGGCTGGTCGATCGCCGAGATCAACCGCCAGGACGATCCGCTGGCGCTGTTCTATCCCGATCCCTCGGACCGGGCGCGGGTGCGCGAAAGCGTGGACAGCGCGCCGTGCCGGACGTTCCGCGAGTGGCACCCGCTGACGCGCGCGGGCGAGCGGCTGACCGTGATGTGGTCGAACGTCAGCCTGCCCGACGGCCGCATCATCAACATCGGGCTGGATGCCACCGAAAGCCGGCGGGCGCAGGCCGCGATCGCCAGGATGGCGACGGTGGACAGCCTGACCAGCTGCTGGAACCGGGCCGAGATCCTGCGGCGCATGAGCCTGAAGCTGAACGCCGCGCGCCTGGATCCGGGCGCGGCCTTCACCGCGCTGATGCTGGACCTGGACTTCTTCAAGCAGGTCAACGATCGCTACGGGCACCTGGCCGGCGACGCCGCGCTGCGGCACTTCTGCGACCAGCTGCGCGCCTGCGTGCGCGGCGGCGACGCCATCGGACGCCTGGGCGGCGAGGAGTTCCTGGTGCTGCTGGACGGCGATGATCCCGGCACGGCGCTGGCGGTCTGCGACCGGCTGCGCGAGGCCCTGCGCAACCATGCGCTGGAATTCGGCGACGATCCCCTGATACTGTCGGCCAGCGGCGGCATCGCGCGCTTCGTGCCGGGCGACACGGGCACCTCGGACGTGATCCGGCGCGCCGACCTGGCGCTGTACCGGGCCAAGCGCGAGGGCCGTGATCGCGCGGTGGTGTACGACGGCTGA
- a CDS encoding phosphoribosylanthranilate isomerase has product MRTRIKICGLTREQDIDAAVSAGVDAIGFVFYPKSKRCLTPARAAQLRRRVPAFVDVVALFVNPADDEVRAVLDQVGPELLQFHGDETPQQCAHHGQRFLRAFRVGAPGLDTAAGLAAQCRAYGEAAGWLFDSYSTGYGGSGLAFDHALLDEVRADPLSRPLILSGGLKPENVGQAVRLLRPWGVDVSSGVEVEQGIKSSDRISVFVAATQEADAN; this is encoded by the coding sequence ATGCGTACACGCATCAAGATTTGCGGCCTGACCCGCGAACAGGACATCGACGCCGCCGTCTCGGCGGGCGTGGATGCCATCGGCTTTGTCTTCTATCCCAAGAGCAAACGCTGCCTGACGCCAGCGCGCGCGGCCCAGCTGCGCCGCCGCGTGCCCGCCTTCGTCGACGTGGTGGCGCTGTTCGTCAATCCCGCCGATGACGAGGTGCGCGCCGTGTTGGATCAGGTCGGCCCCGAGCTGCTGCAGTTCCACGGCGACGAAACGCCGCAGCAATGCGCGCACCACGGCCAGCGCTTCCTGCGCGCGTTCCGCGTCGGCGCGCCCGGGCTGGATACGGCCGCCGGACTGGCCGCGCAATGCCGCGCCTACGGCGAAGCCGCGGGCTGGCTGTTCGACAGCTACAGCACCGGCTATGGCGGCAGCGGCCTGGCCTTCGATCACGCGTTGCTAGACGAAGTGCGCGCCGATCCCTTGTCGCGCCCGCTCATCCTGTCCGGCGGCCTGAAGCCGGAAAACGTGGGCCAGGCGGTGCGCTTGCTGCGGCCGTGGGGCGTTGATGTGAGTAGCGGCGTCGAGGTCGAGCAAGGAATAAAAAGTTCTGATAGAATCTCTGTCTTCGTTGCAGCGACGCAAGAAGCTGATGCGAATTGA